The Streptomyces achromogenes DNA segment GACCAGGAGCACTTCCTGGGGGTGGAGCAGACCCGCGAACTGTTCAAGAAGGCGTTCTCGGGCGGCAACCGGCGTCGCTGGCGGCTCAACCACTCGCCGCTGTTCCTCGACTTCCTCGAGGGCAAGGTCGACTTCCCGTGCACCGCGTGGGCCATCCCGAACTACTCGCTGTTCGGCTGGCAGCGCCCCTGCTACCTGATGAGCGACGGATACGTGCCCACGTACCGCGAACTCATCGAGGAGACCGACTGGGACAAGTACGGCCGCGGCAAGGACCCCCGCTGCGCCAACTGCATGGCGCACTGCGGCTACGAGCCGACCGCCGTCCTCGCCACCATGGGGTCGTTGAAGGAGTCCCTGCGCGCGATGCGCGAGACCGTCAGCGGAAACCGGGAGTGAGGCGATGACCGCCGTCGACCTCGGCGTCCCCGGGATGCCGGTCCGGCCGGTGGCCGAGCGCCGCAGGAGCCGGCAGATCCAGGTCGGCTCAGTGGCGGTGGGCGGAGACGCGCCGGTGTCGGTGCAGTCGATGACCACGACCCGCACGTCGGACATCGGCGCCACGCTCCAGCAGATCGCCGAGCTCACCGCGTCCGGCTGCCAGATCGTCCGCGTGGCCTGCCCGACGCAGGACGACGCCGACGCCCTGTCGACGATCGCCCGCAAGTCGCAGATCCCGGTCATCGCCGACATCCACTTCCAGCCGAAGTACGTCTTCGCCGCGATCGAGGCGGGCTGCGCGGCGGTCCGCGTCAACCCCGGCAACATCAAGCAGTTCGACGACAAGGTGCGGGAGATCGCGAAGGCGGCCAAGGAGCACGGCACGCCGATCCGTATCGGTGTCAACGCCGGTTCGCTGGACCGCCGGCTGCTGCAGAAGTACGGCAGGGCGACCCCTGAGGCGCTGGTGGAGTCGGCGTTGTGGGAGGCGTCCCTCTTCGAGGAGCACGACTTCCGCGACATCAAGATCTCGGTCAAGCACAACGACCCGGTGGTGATGATCGAGGCGTACCGGCAGCTCGCCGCGCAGTGCGACTACCCGCTCCACCTGGGCGTCACCGAGGCGGGTCCGGCGTTCCAGGGCACGATCAAGTCGGCGGTCGCCTTCGGCGCGCTGCTCTGCGAGGGCATCGGCGACACCATCCGGGTCTCCCTGTCGGCGCCGCCGGTGGAGGAGGTCAAGGTCGGCAACCAGATCCTGGAGTCCCTGAACCTCAAGCAGCGCGGTCTGGAGATCGTCTCCTGCCCGTCCTGCGGCCGCGCCCAGGTCGACGTCTACAAGCTCGCCGAAGAGGTCACGGCCGGTCTCACCGGCATGGAGGTCCCGCTGCGCGTCGCCGTCATGGGCTGCGTCGTCAACGGCCCCGGCGAGGCCCGCGAGGCCGACCTCGGCGTCGCCTCCGGCAACGGCAAGGGCCAGATCTTCGTGAAGGGCGAGGTCATCAAGACCGTCCCCGAGTCGAAGATCGTGGAGACCCTCATCGAGGAGGCCATGCGGATCGCCGAGCAGTTGGAGCAGGACGGGGCCGCGACCGGGGTCCCCGTGGCCACGGGGACCCCGGCAGTGACGGTGAGTTGAGGCAGGGCACGGACCGAGAGGGGGACCGACGTGACGATCCTGGAGACCATCCGGCAACCACGCGACCTGAAGGCGCTTTCCGAGGCGGAACTCGGTGAACTGGCGGACGAGATAAGAGAGTTTTTGATCCACGCGGTCGCCAGGACCGGTGGACATCTGGGGCCCAACCTGGGCGTGGTGGAACTGACCGTCGCCCTGCACCGGGTGTTCGAGTCGCCGGACGATCGCATCCTGTGGGACACCGGCCACCAGAGCTATGTGCACAAGCTTCTGACGGGCCGTCAGGACTTCTCCAAGCTGCGCGGGAAGGGCGGCCTGTCCGGCTACCCCTCGCGCGAGGAGTCCGTCCACGACGTCATCGAGAACAGTCACGCCTCCACCGCGCTGGGCTGGGCCGACGGGCTCGCCAAGGCGCGCCAGGTGCGGGGCGGGAAGGGTCATGTGGTCGCGGTCGTCGGCGACGGCGCGCTCACCGGCGGCATGGCCTGGGAGGCGCTGAACAACATCGCGGCCGCCAGGGACCGTCCGCTGATCATCGTCGTCAACGACAACGAGCGGTCGTACGCGCCCACCATCGGCGGCCTCGCCCACCACCTGGCGGCGCTGCGCACGACCGACGGCTACGAGAGGGTGCTGGCCTGGGGGAAGGACGTCCTGCTGCGCACCCCGCTGGTCGGGCACACCGTCTACGAGTCCCTGCACGGCGCGAAGAAGGGCTTCAAGGACGCCTTCGCCCCCCAGGGCATGTTCGAGGACCTCGGTCTGAAGTACGTCGGCCCGATCGACGGGCACGACGTCAAGGCCGTCGAGTCCGCGCTGCGGCGGGCGAAGCGCTTCCACGGGCCGGTGCTGGTGCACTGCCTGACCGAGAAGGGCCGCGGCTACGAACCCGCCCTCGCCCACGAGGAGGACCACTTCCACACCGTGGGCGCGATGGACCCGCTCACCTGCGCCCCGCTCGCGCCCGCCGGCGGGCCGTCCTGGACGTCCGTCTTCGGCGACGAGATGGTGTCGATCGGTGAGGAGCGCGACGACGTCGTGGCGATCACCGCGGCGATGCTGCACCCGGTGGGGCTCGGCAGGTTCGCCGAACGCTTCCCGGACCGCGTCTGGGACGTCGGCATAGCGGAGCAGCACGCGACGGTGAGCGCGGCGGGCCTGGCGACCGGCGGCCTGCACCCCGTCGTTGCCGTCTACGCGACCTTCCTCAACCGCGCCTTCGACCAGCTGCTGATGGACGTGGCGCTGCACCGCTGCGGGGTGACGTTCGTCCTGGACCGGGCCGGGGTCACCGGCGTCGACGGGGCGTCCCACAACGGGATGTGGGACCTGTCCGTGCTCCAGGTCGTGCCCGGACTGAGAATCGCCGCCCCGCGCGACGCCGACCAGCTCCGCGCCCAGCTGCGGGAGGCCGTCGCGGTGGACGACGCGCCGACGGTGATCCGCTTCCCCAAGGAGTCGGTCGGACCCGAGATCCCGGCGGTCGGCACGGTGGGCGGCATGGACGTCCTGCACCGCGCCGACCGGCCCGAGGTGCTGCTGGTGGCCGTCGGCGTGATGGCTCCGGTGTGCCTGCGGGCCGCCGAGCTGCTGCGGGCGCGGGGGGTCGCCTGCACGGTCGTCGACCCGCGGTGGGTCAAACCCGTCGACCGGGCCCTGCCCGGTCTCGCCGCCGAGCACCGGCTGGTGGCGGTCGTGGAGGACAACAGCCGGGCGGCGGGCGTCGGATCGGCGGTGGCGCTGGCCCTCGGGGACGCCGAGGTCGACGTGCCCGTCCGGCGGTTCGGCATTCCGGAGCAGTTCCTCGCGCACGCCAAGCGCGGCGAGGTGCTCGCCGACGTCGGTCTCACGCCCGTCGAGATCGCCGGCCGGATCAGCGCGAGCCTGGCCGTGCGGGGCGTCACGTCCGCCGACGGTCCGCTCGCCGGCACACTCGAGGAGAAGCCCGAATGACCACGGAGTTCGACCTCGGCGCGCTGCTGGCCGAGCGCGGCGCCGAGCGCTACGAGCTGCACGGCAGGTATCTCAATCACCAGCTGCCGCGCATGCTGCACACCCTCGGCTTCGACAAGGTCTACGAGCGGGGCGAGGGCGCCTACTTCTGGGACGCCGAGGGCCACGACTACCTGGACATGCTCGCCGGGTTCGGGGTGATGGGCCTCGGCCGTCACCACCCCGTCGTCCGCAAGGCGCTGCACGACGTCCTCGACGCGGGGCTCGCCGACCTCACCCGTTTCGACTGCCAGCCGCTGCCGGGGCTGCTGGCCGAGAAGCTGCTCGCGCACAGCCCCCACCTGGACCGGGCGTTCTTCGGCAACAGCGGCACCGAAGCGGTGGAGACGGCGCTGAAGTTCGCCCGGTACGCCACCGGCCGGCCCAGGATCCTGTACTGCGACCACGCCTTCCACGGGCTCACCACCGGCTCGCTGTCGGTGAACGGCGAGTCGGGCTTCCGGGACGGCTTCGCCCCGCTGCTGCCCGACACGGCGGTCCCCCTCGGCGATCTCGACGCGCTGGCACGGGAGTTGAAGAAGGGTGACGTCGCCGCCCTGATCGTCGAGCCGATCCAGGGCAAGGGGGTGCACGAGGCGCCGCCCGGCTATCTGCGTGCGGCCCAGGAACTGCTGCACAAGCACAAGGCGCTGCTCATCGCGGACGAGGTGCAGACGGGCCTCGGGCGGACCGGCGACTTCTACGCCTACCAGCACGAGGAGGGCGTCGAGCCGGACCTCGTGTGCGTGGCCAAGGCGCTCTCCGGCGGCTATGTGCCGGTCGGGGCCACCCTCGGCAAAGACCGGATCTTCAAGAAGGTCTACTCCTCGATGGACCGGGTGCTGGTGCACTCGGCGAGCTTCGGCTCCAACGCGCAGGCCATGGCGGCCGGGCTCGCCGTGCTGTCCGTCATGGAGAACGAGCAGATCGTGGCGAACGCCCGGGCCACCGGCGACCTGCTCAGGACCCGGCTGGCGGCCCTCGTCGACACGTACGAGCTGCTGGCCGACGTCCGCGGTCGGGGTCTGATGATCGGCATCGAGTTCGGAAAACCCAGATCGCTGAAGCTGCGCGGCCGCTGGACGATGCTCCAGGCGGCCCGCAAGGGACTCTTCGCGCAGATGGTGGTCGTGCCGCTGCTGCAACGCCACCGGATCCTCACCCAGGTCTCCGGCGACCATCTGGAGGTGATCAAGCTGATCCCGCCGCTGATCGTCGGGGAGCGGGAGGTGGACCGGTTCGTCGACGCCTTCACCGCGGTGATGGACGAAGCGCACAGCGGCGGCGGACTGATGTGGGACTTCAGCAAGACCCTGGTCAAGCAGGCGGTCGCCAACCGCTGACGCCCCGACCGCTGACGCCGTCGGCGGCAGCGCCGCCCGTTTTGCCTCTGAGGCAAGAGATTTGCCGCAGAGGCAAAACGGGCGTCCAATAAAGGCATGAGCTCAACCGAGTCCGAGCACCCGGCTCAACAGCCCGAGACGCTCTCCGCCGTCGCCCCGCAACTGCGCGACCTGCGCCGCCGGGCCGCCCTCACCCTCGAGACCGCCGCCCGGGCGGCCGGGCTCTCGCCCGCGCATCTCTCCCGGCTGGAGACCGGGCAGCGGCAGCCCTCGCTGCCGATGCTGCTCGCTCTCGCCCGCGTCTACGGTACGACGGTCTCGGAGCTGCTCGGCGAGACGGCCGCCGACCGGGACGCCGTGGTGCGCGCCGCCACCATGGAGCCGACCCGCGCGGGCGGGTGGACGTACTGGCAGACCGGCGCCTCCGGGCGGGCGATGCAGGCCCTGCGGGTCCACGTCCCGTACGGGGCGCAGGGCGACATCGTGCGGGTGCACCCCGGCGAGGAATGGCTGCACGTACTGCGCGGGCGGCTGCGGCTGCGCCTCGCGGACACCACGGAGCTGCTCGGGCCCGGTGACAGCGCGCACTTCGACTCGCTCACCCCGCACCGCATCGCCGCCCAGGACGCCGACGGGGTCGAGCTCCTGTTCGTCCACACCCTGCTGCAGAGCCCCACGGCCACGCTGTGCCTGGGCCCCAACCCGTCGGAGACCGGAGTGACGTCATGAGCGACATCGAGGAGAAGTTCCCCCGCACCCTGTGGATCCGGCTGATCATCTACATCGCCGTCGGACATCTCTTCGCGGGGTTCCTCTGGCTGCTGTTCGAGGTGGGCGCCAAGCAGTAGCGCGGCCGTCAGTCCAGGAGCCGCTCGCGCAGTCGGGCGCGGGTCTCGGGGGAGAGGCCGAGGCCCCGTTCCAGATAGGCGTCGACGCCGCCCCAGGTCTGCTCCACGGTCTCGAAGGCCGCCTCGAGATACTCCGCGCGGGCGTCGAAGAGCGGGCCGAGCAGTTCCATGACCTCGGGGGAGTAGGCGGCGGCCGAGGTGGCGCTGCGGCGCACCTTGTAGCGGCGGTGCTTGGCGTTGGACTCCAGGTAGTCGCCGAGGATCGCCTCGCGCTCCACGCCCACGGCGAGCAGCGTCACCGCGACGGACAGGCCCGCGCGGTCCTTGCCCGCCGCGCAGTGCATCAGCGCCGGCACGCTGTCCTCGGCGAGCGCGTGCAGCACCTGTGAGTGCTCCGCCGTGCGCTCCGTGACGATCCTGCGGTAGGAGGCGATCATCCGGCCGGCCGCCTTGCCGTCGCCGAGGATGCCGCGCAGCTGGTCGATCTCGCCGTCCCGCACCATCTTCCAGAACTCGGCGCCGTCCGCCGGGTCCGACAGGGGCAGGTTCACGTTGCGCACGCCCGGCAGTTCGACGTCCGGGCCCTCCAGCTTCTGGTCCGCGGTGTTGCGGAAGTCGAAGACGGTGTGCAGGCCCAGGCCGGCGAGGAACGCCGCGTCCTCGTCGGTCGCGTGCGCGAGGTGGCCGCTGCGGAACAGCACGCCGTGGCGCACGCGCCGGCCGTCGACGGTCGGCAGACCCCCCACGTCCCGGAAGTTGCGCACGCCGGCCAGCTCGGGCTCGGTCGACGGGATCTGCTGCGTCACGGGGGCTCCCTCCCAGTCGGTCCGCGTCGGCGCGGCTCGTGGTGGCCGACAGGACCTCCTCGACCATACGACACGGGTCGTCGGGGCAACGCGTCGTCCGCAGGCCGGCCGGTCGGGCGTCCGCCCAGGTGGGGCGTCGTCCGCCGGAAGTTGCCGGACGGGCCGACCGCGTCCGATGATGTTGACGCTTGATCGCACCTGTTCGTATCAGTGGGGGTTTTTGATGCCCGAGATCGCCGACGCCGGCCGCACCTGGGTCCTGTCCGGGCCCACGAGCAGTTATGCCCTCCACCTGACCGAGGCCCACGAGCTGGTCCATCTGCACTGGGGCCCGCGCATCGCGCTCGCCGACGCCGAGGCGCTGGCCGCGCTTCCCTGGTCGGAGCGGGGCGCGTCCTTCGAGTCCCCGCTCGACGGCCGCGAGGAGTACCCGGTCGAGGGCGGCCCCCGGTTCGTCCGGCCCGCCCTCTCGGTGCGCACCGACGAACGCCGCGGCACCGAATGGACCTTCGAGGCGCACGAGCGGGACGGCGACGAACTGCGGCTGCGCTTCCGGGACGCCGGCCTCGCCGTCACCCTGCACTACCGGATGCGCGGCGACGTCGTCGAGCGGTGGACGACCCTGCGCAACGAGGGCGAGCAGCCGCTGGAGCTGCTCCGCGCGGACTCGGCCACCTGGACCCTGCCCGAACGGGACGACTGGCGGCTGTCGCAGCTGCACGGCCGCTGGGCCGCCGAGTCGCGGCTCGCGCGCACCCCGCTCGGCCACGGCGAGACGGTCATCGGCAGCCGCCGCGGCCACACCGGCCACCAGCACCTGCCCTGGGTCGCCCTCGACACCGACGCCACCGAGGAGCGCGGCGAGGTCTACGGCTGCGCCCTCGGCTGGTCGGGCTCCTGGCGGATCGCCGTCGCCCGGCTCCCCGACGCGCGTGTGCAGATCACCGGCGGCGCCGGGTACGACGACTCGGGCCTGCTGCGTCTGACGGCGGGCGAGTCCTTCGCCACGCCGGTCTTCGCCGGCCTGTGGAGCGACGCCGGCTTCGGCGGGGCGAGCCGCGCCTGGCACGCCTACCAGCGGGCGCATGTGGTCCCGGACGCCGAGCGGGACCGGCCGGTGCTGTTCAACTCCTGGGAGGCCACCTACTTCGACATCTCCGAGGAGCAGCAGGCGACCCTCGCCCGGCGCGCCGCGGCGATCGGCGTCGAGCTCTTCGTGGTGGACGACGGCTGGTTCGGGGCCCGCACCGGCGACCATGCCGGGCTCGGTGACTGGCAGCCCAACCCGGACCGCTTCCCGAACGGGCTGAAGCCCCTCGCCGACTACGTGCGCGCCCTCGGCATGCAGTTCGGCATCTGGGTCGAGCCCGAGATGGTCAACCCGGACAGCGACCTCTACCGGGCGCACCCGGACTGGGTGCAGTTTCAACCCGGACGAAAGCGGACGGAGTTCCGCAATCAGCTCATGCTGAACCTCGCGCGTGAAGACGTCCAGGAGTACCTCTGGGAACAGCTCGACGGGCTGCTGTCCAGCGCACCGATCGACTACGTCAAGTGGGACTTCAACCGCTGCTTCACGGACGCCGGCTGGCCGGACGACCCCTATCCGCAACGCCTGTGGGTCGACCACGTACGGGCCCTGTACGGCCTCCTGGACCGGCTGCGGGCGGCCCACCCGGGCGTCGCCTTCGAGTCCTGCTCGGGCGGCGGCGGGCGCGTCGACCTGGGAATCATGAGCCGCACCGACCAGGTGTGGACCTCCGACAACACCGACCCGCTGGACCGGCTCGACATCCAGCACGGCTTCAGTCAGATCCACCCCGCACGGGTCATGGCCGCGTGGGTCACCGACAGCCCCAACACGCAGCTCAACGGGCGGGTCAGCTCGCTGCGCTTCCGGTTCGTCAGCGCGATGGCCGGGGTGCTCGGCGTCGGCGGGGACCTCGCCGAGTGGAGCGAGGAGGAGCTCGCCGAGGCGCGCCGGTGGGTGGACTGCTACAAAGACATCCGCACCCTCGTGCAGCAGGGCGACCTGTATCGGCTGCGTCCGCCGGCGGGCGGCCTGAGCGCCGTCCAGTACGTGCTCGGCGACGAGACGGTCGTCCTCGCCTGGCTCCCGGCCCAGCGGTTCGGCGAGCCCGTTCCGGCGCTGCGGCTGCGCGGACTCGACCCGACGGCGTCGTACGAATGCCGTGAAACAGGTGAAATCCACCGAGGTGCGGTACTCCTGCATCACGGGATGCGCACCGGACTGCGGGGCGACCTCGATGCGACGGTTATCCGACTGCGTCGTATCTGAGGGTTCTGTCCGAATTGGAATCTTCGTTCCAACTCGCCCTGGAATAGGAAAAGGTGGAGAAGCGTCACGTGAGCAGCGTCATATCCGTGACCGTACGTCGCCCGTCATGCTCACGTAATTCATGCGGATTTCCGGGGCGCTTGACCCGATAGGGCCTTTTGGGCTCACGGAGCGTGACCGGGAATTCCCGCGGCGGATCAAGACAAACGCCATCACCGTGCAACCTCTGCTTGTTCCTGTGCGTCTTGGTCGCTTACGTTCCACACCAATCCGGACGGACGCCTAATCCTGCCGCCGCCCGGAATCCGCACACTCACCCGTGCACGGCAGGAGCGGGGGACCCACAGGCATCACCGCCTGTTCCGGTCCCGGAACAGGCTCGGGGTAAAGCCGCGTCCCGACGTGGCCGGACATCTCCAGTCCGCACCCGACAGCTCACCTCGCAGGCGCCGGAGAGGAATTCGTCATGCCCGCGAAGGGTAAGCACCGCCGTCCCAAGGCCCAGCGTTTCACCCGTTCCATAGCCGCCGCCGGAACCGGCGGGGCCGCGCTCGCCCTTCCGCTCATGGCCGCCTCCGGCGCTCACGCGGCCACTCCGGAGTCCGCGTCCCAGGCGGTCTCCCAGACCGTCGCGCAGACGGTTTCGCACAAGTCCGCGCAGGCCGCTCCGGTGACCCGGAAGACCGCCGCCACGACCTACACCGTGCGCTCCGGCGACTACCTCTCGAAGATCGCGACCGAGCAGCACGTCAGCGGCGGCTGGCACAGGCTGTACCGGGACAACCGTGAGGCCGTCGGCGCCGACCCCTCGCTGATCCACCCCGGCCTCAAGCTGTCGATCGGCGGGAAGGCCGCGACCGGCGCCGCCAAGTCGTCCGGCCCGTCCGCCGGTTCGTCCTCGGCGGACTCTTCCTCGAAGTCCTCGAAGTCCTCGAAGTCCTCGAAGGCGTCGAAGGCGTCGAAGTCGTCGGAGTCGTCGTCCTCCGGGTCCTCCGCGAAGGCGGCCACCCAGGCCGTCGAGAGCGCGGCCGGGTTCACCCTGCCCGTGTCCGGCGCCACCGTCGGCACCCCGTACCACCAGTCGGGCAGCATGTGGTCCAGCGGCTACCACACCGGCGTCGACTTCGTCGTCCCGACCGGCACCTCGCTGAAGGCCGTCGCCGAGGGCACCGTCGTCTCCGCGGGATGGGGCGGCGCCTACGGCAACCAGGTCGTCATCAAGCTGAACGACGGCTACTACGCCCAGTACGCCCACCTGTCCCAGCTCTCCGTCTCGGCCGGCCAGACCGTCGGCGCGGGCCAGCAGGTCGGGCTCTCCGGCGCGACGGGCAACGTGACCGGACCGCACCTGCACTTCGAGATCCGCACCACGCCGGACTACGGCTCGGACGTCGACCCGATCGCCTACCTCCGCTCCCACGGCGTCTCCGTCGGCTGACCCCCTCCGACGACCCCGCGCCTGACACGCAGCCGAAGGCCGGTCCCGATCGCACGATCCGGGGCCGGCCTTCGGCGTGTCCGGTGTGGGTGCGCCGCGGACCCCGCGGACCCCGCGGACCCCGCGGACTCCAAGGGCCCCGCGGACCCCCGCTGACTCCGCCGACTCCGCTCGTTCATGATCGTTCGATTGCGGTCGTGTGGCGTGTCCGGTCGCACCGTCGACAGGCGACGCCGATACGGACACAGTGGTCCGGTCAGACGGCAAGCGCTTTCGGCGTCGGCCTCGGACCCGAGGGGACGCCGACCGGGCGTCGGCGCGGGGTCCGCCGCGCACGGAGGCCGCCCGCCGCCCCGGTCCCACCGAAGGAGCCGCATCCCGTGACGACGACGCGCAGAGCATTCGGCACACTCGCCGCCTCCGCCGCCCTGGCCGCCCTCGCCCCATCGACGACGGCGAGCGCCGCACCCCGCCGCCGTCGGCTGATCGCCCACGACGACTTCCGGCACGGCCTCGGCCGATGGGCCGTCGAGCGGGAGCGGGGCGGTACGGTCACCGCCTCCTGCGGAAGCCTCGAGATCGACGTGCCCGCCGGCGCGACCGTCTGGTTCACGCGGCGGCTCGACGGGCCGTACGTCCTCGAGTACGTCGCCACGCCCGTCTCCGCCGGCGGGCCCAACGACCGCGTCTCCGATCTCAACAACTTCTGGAACGCCGTCGACGTCCGCTCCCCGGACGATCTCTTCGCCACCGCGCGCGGCGGCGCCCTCGCCGAGTACGACCATCTCAAGACGTACTACGTGGGCTACGGCGCCAACGGCAACACCACGACCAGGATGCGCCGTTACGTGGGCGAGCCGGGCGTGCGCCCGCTGCTGTACGACTACACCGAGCCGCTGCTCGTCGCGAACCGGCCGCACCACGTGCGGATCGTCTCCGACGGCTCGGTCGTGCGCTGGTGGAACAACGGCCGGCTGGTCTTCGACCACACCGACCCGGAGCCCTACACGAGCGGCCACTTCGCCTTCCGCACCACCTGGAGCCACTTCCGCATCAACGACTTCCGCGTGTGGTCCCTTATTCCCTGATTGGCAAATTCTTTAGGAGTGGCTTTTCTCACCGACCGTCAAGCCCTGCCTACGGTCGCGTAGGTCACATTCGAAGGTGAATCATGATCTGCCGTGGCAGACGATTCGAAGAGTGACAACAGATCAGTGATCGGGTCGTACGTGGCGGTGGGGGACAGCTTCACCGAAGGCGTCGGCGACCCCGGCCCCGACGGGGCGTTCGTCGGCTGGGCCGACCGGTTCGCGGTGCTTCTCGCGGACCTGCGGCCCGAAGGCGACTTCGCCTACGCCAACCTCGCGGTCCGCGGCAAGCTGCTCGACCAGATCATGGAGGACCAGCTCCCCAGGGCGGTGGAACTCGCCCCGGACCTGGTCTCCTTCTGCGCGGGCGGCAACGACATCCTCCGTCCCGGCACCGACCCGGACGAGGTCGCCGAGCGTTTCGAGCGCGCGATCTCCTCCCTGACCGCCGTCGCCGGCACGGTCATGGTGACCACCGGCTTCGACACCCGTGGCGTCCCCGTGCTGAAACACCTGCGCGGCAAGATCGCCACCTACAACGGGCACGTCCGCGCCGTCGCCGACCGGTACGGCTGTCCCGTGCTCGACCTGTGGTCCCTGAAGTCCGTGCAGGACCGCAGGGCCTGGGACGGCGACCGGCTCCACCTCTCCCCGGAGGGGCACACGCGGGTGGCCCTGCGCGCCGGGCAGGTCCTCGGCCTCGACGTGCCGGCCGATCCGGAGCAGCCCTGGCCGCTGCTCCCGCCGCGCGGCGCCCTCGACGTACGGCGCGACGACGTGCACTGGGCGCGCGAGTACCTGGTGCCCTGGATCGGGCGCCGATTGCGCGGGGAGTCCTCCGGCGATCATGTGATCGCCAAGGGCGCGCTCTCGCCGGACGACATCAGGATGCGCATCGCGGCCGTCGCGTAGCGGGGTCCCGGGTCACGGCCCGCACCTGAGGGAACGGCCGGCCGTCGGCGTCGTACGGCCGGCCGCTCCACCAGTGAGGTGATCGCACGGGAGTGGCGTCGGGGCGGGACCCTGGGCCGGTGCTGGGATGACCGCACCCGCACCGTCCGTGCCCGCGCCCGCACCGTGAGCGGCCGACACCTCGAGGACCGGTCCCGTATGTCCCTTTCCCGTACGTCCGTCACCGCGGCGCTCGTCGCCCTGCTCGCCCTCGGCGGCCCGGCGCTCACCGCGCCCACGGCGGCGGCGCTGCCCGCCCAGCCCGCGACCGCGGCCGGCGCCTTGGCGGCCGA contains these protein-coding regions:
- the ispG gene encoding flavodoxin-dependent (E)-4-hydroxy-3-methylbut-2-enyl-diphosphate synthase translates to MTAVDLGVPGMPVRPVAERRRSRQIQVGSVAVGGDAPVSVQSMTTTRTSDIGATLQQIAELTASGCQIVRVACPTQDDADALSTIARKSQIPVIADIHFQPKYVFAAIEAGCAAVRVNPGNIKQFDDKVREIAKAAKEHGTPIRIGVNAGSLDRRLLQKYGRATPEALVESALWEASLFEEHDFRDIKISVKHNDPVVMIEAYRQLAAQCDYPLHLGVTEAGPAFQGTIKSAVAFGALLCEGIGDTIRVSLSAPPVEEVKVGNQILESLNLKQRGLEIVSCPSCGRAQVDVYKLAEEVTAGLTGMEVPLRVAVMGCVVNGPGEAREADLGVASGNGKGQIFVKGEVIKTVPESKIVETLIEEAMRIAEQLEQDGAATGVPVATGTPAVTVS
- the dxs gene encoding 1-deoxy-D-xylulose-5-phosphate synthase, whose amino-acid sequence is MTILETIRQPRDLKALSEAELGELADEIREFLIHAVARTGGHLGPNLGVVELTVALHRVFESPDDRILWDTGHQSYVHKLLTGRQDFSKLRGKGGLSGYPSREESVHDVIENSHASTALGWADGLAKARQVRGGKGHVVAVVGDGALTGGMAWEALNNIAAARDRPLIIVVNDNERSYAPTIGGLAHHLAALRTTDGYERVLAWGKDVLLRTPLVGHTVYESLHGAKKGFKDAFAPQGMFEDLGLKYVGPIDGHDVKAVESALRRAKRFHGPVLVHCLTEKGRGYEPALAHEEDHFHTVGAMDPLTCAPLAPAGGPSWTSVFGDEMVSIGEERDDVVAITAAMLHPVGLGRFAERFPDRVWDVGIAEQHATVSAAGLATGGLHPVVAVYATFLNRAFDQLLMDVALHRCGVTFVLDRAGVTGVDGASHNGMWDLSVLQVVPGLRIAAPRDADQLRAQLREAVAVDDAPTVIRFPKESVGPEIPAVGTVGGMDVLHRADRPEVLLVAVGVMAPVCLRAAELLRARGVACTVVDPRWVKPVDRALPGLAAEHRLVAVVEDNSRAAGVGSAVALALGDAEVDVPVRRFGIPEQFLAHAKRGEVLADVGLTPVEIAGRISASLAVRGVTSADGPLAGTLEEKPE
- a CDS encoding alpha-galactosidase — its product is MPEIADAGRTWVLSGPTSSYALHLTEAHELVHLHWGPRIALADAEALAALPWSERGASFESPLDGREEYPVEGGPRFVRPALSVRTDERRGTEWTFEAHERDGDELRLRFRDAGLAVTLHYRMRGDVVERWTTLRNEGEQPLELLRADSATWTLPERDDWRLSQLHGRWAAESRLARTPLGHGETVIGSRRGHTGHQHLPWVALDTDATEERGEVYGCALGWSGSWRIAVARLPDARVQITGGAGYDDSGLLRLTAGESFATPVFAGLWSDAGFGGASRAWHAYQRAHVVPDAERDRPVLFNSWEATYFDISEEQQATLARRAAAIGVELFVVDDGWFGARTGDHAGLGDWQPNPDRFPNGLKPLADYVRALGMQFGIWVEPEMVNPDSDLYRAHPDWVQFQPGRKRTEFRNQLMLNLAREDVQEYLWEQLDGLLSSAPIDYVKWDFNRCFTDAGWPDDPYPQRLWVDHVRALYGLLDRLRAAHPGVAFESCSGGGGRVDLGIMSRTDQVWTSDNTDPLDRLDIQHGFSQIHPARVMAAWVTDSPNTQLNGRVSSLRFRFVSAMAGVLGVGGDLAEWSEEELAEARRWVDCYKDIRTLVQQGDLYRLRPPAGGLSAVQYVLGDETVVLAWLPAQRFGEPVPALRLRGLDPTASYECRETGEIHRGAVLLHHGMRTGLRGDLDATVIRLRRI
- a CDS encoding tyrosine-protein phosphatase translates to MTQQIPSTEPELAGVRNFRDVGGLPTVDGRRVRHGVLFRSGHLAHATDEDAAFLAGLGLHTVFDFRNTADQKLEGPDVELPGVRNVNLPLSDPADGAEFWKMVRDGEIDQLRGILGDGKAAGRMIASYRRIVTERTAEHSQVLHALAEDSVPALMHCAAGKDRAGLSVAVTLLAVGVEREAILGDYLESNAKHRRYKVRRSATSAAAYSPEVMELLGPLFDARAEYLEAAFETVEQTWGGVDAYLERGLGLSPETRARLRERLLD
- a CDS encoding helix-turn-helix domain-containing protein, which codes for MSSTESEHPAQQPETLSAVAPQLRDLRRRAALTLETAARAAGLSPAHLSRLETGQRQPSLPMLLALARVYGTTVSELLGETAADRDAVVRAATMEPTRAGGWTYWQTGASGRAMQALRVHVPYGAQGDIVRVHPGEEWLHVLRGRLRLRLADTTELLGPGDSAHFDSLTPHRIAAQDADGVELLFVHTLLQSPTATLCLGPNPSETGVTS
- a CDS encoding aspartate aminotransferase family protein; translation: MTTEFDLGALLAERGAERYELHGRYLNHQLPRMLHTLGFDKVYERGEGAYFWDAEGHDYLDMLAGFGVMGLGRHHPVVRKALHDVLDAGLADLTRFDCQPLPGLLAEKLLAHSPHLDRAFFGNSGTEAVETALKFARYATGRPRILYCDHAFHGLTTGSLSVNGESGFRDGFAPLLPDTAVPLGDLDALARELKKGDVAALIVEPIQGKGVHEAPPGYLRAAQELLHKHKALLIADEVQTGLGRTGDFYAYQHEEGVEPDLVCVAKALSGGYVPVGATLGKDRIFKKVYSSMDRVLVHSASFGSNAQAMAAGLAVLSVMENEQIVANARATGDLLRTRLAALVDTYELLADVRGRGLMIGIEFGKPRSLKLRGRWTMLQAARKGLFAQMVVVPLLQRHRILTQVSGDHLEVIKLIPPLIVGEREVDRFVDAFTAVMDEAHSGGGLMWDFSKTLVKQAVANR
- a CDS encoding DUF6126 family protein, which gives rise to MSDIEEKFPRTLWIRLIIYIAVGHLFAGFLWLLFEVGAKQ